In Chryseobacterium camelliae, one DNA window encodes the following:
- a CDS encoding DUF4241 domain-containing protein has protein sequence MKHIENIKRLFSRNFVESPLLESFEVGKIYLPSGKLVSCDPVITSDMKPFTTIFPKGDFSVLLHKEKESNCVAYAEIVFSTEEVKEWKMATTEGQDVADLSGEEVFGYPVESGMGCFMDVDTQDELNKLEQRLYRSKGVDFMGIYEEFFHEYFFDENGAIDQYAFLKPSEDHPGTVFAFETGYGEGFYASYIGYDEQGSPAKIVTEFIEIS, from the coding sequence ATGAAACACATAGAAAACATAAAAAGATTATTTTCTAGAAACTTTGTTGAAAGCCCTTTGCTGGAGAGCTTTGAAGTAGGAAAAATTTATCTTCCCAGCGGAAAGCTGGTCTCCTGTGATCCTGTGATTACCAGCGATATGAAACCTTTTACCACAATATTTCCAAAAGGGGACTTTTCTGTCCTGCTGCATAAAGAGAAGGAAAGCAACTGTGTGGCATATGCCGAAATTGTTTTCAGTACAGAAGAGGTGAAAGAATGGAAAATGGCCACAACCGAAGGTCAGGATGTGGCAGATCTTTCCGGCGAAGAAGTATTCGGGTACCCTGTAGAAAGCGGCATGGGGTGTTTTATGGATGTTGATACACAGGATGAGCTCAATAAACTTGAACAAAGGCTTTATCGTAGCAAAGGCGTGGATTTTATGGGCATCTATGAAGAATTTTTTCATGAGTACTTCTTTGATGAAAATGGGGCGATAGACCAGTATGCTTTCCTGAAACCTTCTGAAGATCATCCGGGGACTGTTTTTGCATTTGAAACAGGCTACGGGGAAGGTTTTTATGCCAGTTATATTGGGTATGATGAGCAGGGCAGTCCGGCAAAGATTGTCACGGAATTCATTGAGATCAGCTAA
- a CDS encoding ribokinase, giving the protein MKFSADQPKVIVVGSSSIDLILETEKIPSANETVMARSSESYFGGKGANQAVGTARLGASVYFVGCVGMDPLGQQIMRNLVNENVNVGFVHETDRDATGTAYVTVADGDAVIVVVPAANHCLSNAHVEAADKYFQTSDLVLVQLEVSLSVIEYTIRKAKKYGNMVGMYASPAVPLNKEILDQIDFIVAKSSELHIIFGEEQREDILKKYFNKVFVRDDTNSTVYFDGTEMKYFRHDGNKAIYKMGMGDAFTSGFAIALCHGNPIEECVKFGNEVSARVSCKKGSQNGLPRLSDFR; this is encoded by the coding sequence ATGAAATTTTCTGCAGATCAGCCCAAAGTTATTGTGGTAGGAAGTTCTTCTATAGATCTTATATTAGAAACTGAAAAGATTCCGTCAGCTAACGAAACAGTGATGGCCCGAAGTTCAGAAAGCTATTTTGGGGGGAAAGGAGCTAACCAGGCCGTAGGAACAGCAAGATTGGGAGCAAGCGTATATTTTGTAGGTTGCGTAGGTATGGATCCCCTCGGGCAGCAGATCATGAGGAATCTTGTAAATGAAAATGTGAATGTAGGCTTTGTACATGAGACAGACCGTGATGCTACGGGTACAGCCTATGTAACTGTGGCGGACGGTGATGCGGTTATTGTAGTTGTCCCTGCTGCCAATCACTGCCTCAGTAATGCTCATGTGGAAGCGGCGGACAAATATTTTCAGACTTCAGACCTTGTACTTGTGCAGCTGGAGGTGTCGCTTTCAGTCATTGAATACACGATCAGAAAAGCTAAAAAATATGGGAATATGGTGGGCATGTATGCTTCGCCGGCAGTTCCTCTGAACAAAGAAATTCTGGATCAGATTGATTTTATCGTGGCAAAAAGCAGTGAACTGCATATTATTTTTGGAGAAGAGCAGAGAGAAGATATCCTCAAAAAATACTTCAATAAAGTATTTGTACGGGATGATACGAATTCTACAGTATATTTTGACGGGACAGAAATGAAATACTTCCGTCACGACGGCAATAAAGCCATTTATAAAATGGGGATGGGCGATGCTTTTACGTCGGGCTTTGCCATCGCGCTCTGTCACGGAAATCCTATTGAAGAATGCGTTAAATTCGGAAATGAAGTATCGGCAAGGGTTTCATGTAAAAAAGGATCCCAGAACGGATTGCCGAGGTTGTCAGATTTCAGGTGA
- a CDS encoding alpha/beta hydrolase family protein: protein MEKLILNTKGENSIVAHIFVPDQSNGSILLINSATGVKQQVYFSFAQYISDHGFTVITYDYSGIGLSKPENIKKCRSSMRTWGTEDYKAITDYIKIYFPGYRKYLLGHSVGALIIGMNEDSAMFEEFVFVGAQNAFVGHLNWRTKVEAYLGFGIAQPFFTALMGYFPAQWFGLGESLPKNCAYDWRILILNRKSTSALLKMVHNYSERLTQKTFVIRAEDDHWLTDEAVSSLLHDTYSNLRPVIRLIRTSESEAGKIGHINFFRSYNRKLWAIILNEWMHGKQSD from the coding sequence ATGGAAAAGCTGATTCTCAACACTAAAGGTGAAAATTCTATTGTCGCACATATTTTCGTGCCGGATCAGAGCAATGGAAGCATATTGCTGATCAATTCCGCTACCGGCGTAAAGCAGCAGGTCTATTTTTCTTTTGCACAGTACATTTCCGATCACGGGTTTACGGTCATTACTTATGACTATTCCGGAATCGGGCTTTCAAAGCCTGAAAATATTAAAAAATGCAGGTCATCCATGAGGACCTGGGGAACAGAAGATTATAAAGCCATCACAGATTATATAAAAATCTATTTTCCCGGATACCGGAAATATTTGCTGGGACATTCTGTTGGAGCTTTGATTATTGGAATGAATGAGGATTCTGCCATGTTTGAAGAATTTGTTTTTGTAGGGGCACAGAATGCGTTTGTCGGGCATTTAAACTGGAGGACAAAAGTAGAAGCGTATCTTGGATTTGGAATCGCACAGCCATTCTTTACTGCTTTGATGGGATATTTTCCGGCACAATGGTTCGGATTGGGAGAAAGTTTGCCGAAAAATTGCGCTTATGACTGGAGAATCTTAATTTTGAACCGGAAATCTACGAGTGCCCTGCTGAAAATGGTACATAATTATTCTGAAAGGCTTACTCAAAAAACATTTGTAATCCGCGCAGAAGATGACCACTGGCTCACGGATGAAGCTGTAAGCAGTTTGTTGCATGATACATACAGTAATCTACGGCCGGTCATCAGACTGATACGGACCTCCGAATCTGAAGCAGGAAAAATAGGGCACATCAATTTTTTCAGGAGCTATAACAGAAAGCTTTGGGCTATTATTTTAAATGAATGGATGCATGGAAAACAATCTGATTGA
- a CDS encoding HD domain-containing protein, with the protein MENNLIENTAEFVKEQLKGAEAGHDWFHIERVWKLARKIAQDENCNHEVVELSALLHDIADPKFHNGDENLALQVSRTFLESQDASEDLIQQVLFVIKNISFKNRNDVPKDLPLELKIVQDADRIDAIGAIGVARTFNFGGFKNNLMYHPDLKPRLDMSKEEYKKSDGTTINHFYEKLLLLKDMMNTRKGKEIAEERHNFMLKFLDQFYREWNVD; encoded by the coding sequence ATGGAAAACAATCTGATTGAAAATACAGCAGAATTTGTAAAAGAACAACTTAAAGGGGCGGAAGCCGGGCACGACTGGTTTCATATTGAAAGGGTCTGGAAACTGGCCAGAAAAATTGCTCAGGATGAAAACTGCAACCATGAAGTGGTAGAACTGTCTGCATTATTACATGATATTGCAGACCCTAAGTTTCACAATGGCGATGAAAACCTTGCCTTACAGGTTTCCCGTACATTCCTTGAAAGCCAGGATGCCTCAGAAGACCTCATCCAACAGGTTTTGTTTGTCATTAAGAATATTTCTTTTAAAAACAGGAATGACGTACCGAAAGACCTTCCTTTAGAACTTAAGATTGTTCAGGATGCAGACCGTATTGATGCCATTGGAGCGATCGGGGTAGCCAGGACCTTTAATTTCGGAGGTTTTAAGAACAACCTCATGTATCATCCCGACCTGAAACCGAGACTGGATATGTCTAAGGAGGAGTATAAAAAATCCGATGGTACTACAATCAATCATTTTTATGAAAAACTCCTGCTTCTGAAAGATATGATGAATACTAGGAAAGGAAAAGAGATTGCGGAAGAGCGCCATAACTTCATGCTGAAATTCCTTGACCAGTTTTACAGGGAATGGAATGTAGATTAA
- a CDS encoding DUF72 domain-containing protein, producing the protein MKFGKVADPSHIDFTLPPDHPATEIVLRRNENGLENISIGCAKWNRTDLKGFYPKGTKDELRYYATQFNSIELNATFYGMPTPEQILTWKDKTPEHFKFFPKITNTISHFRRLIDVTDAVTQFATAVAHFEEKLGMVFLQLHDNFQPKDYNRLEKFVRDWPEEIPVAIELRNAEWFSDEAVFNKTCELFEDHNITNIIVDTPGRRDMLHMRLTTPNAFIRYVATDSQHDYKRLDAWLAHLAHWKQQGLRNLCFFVHQDIGSFDFLSAHFIKRMNDTWKTSIHIPQMAAESTGTLF; encoded by the coding sequence ATGAAATTCGGAAAAGTAGCAGATCCTTCCCATATTGATTTTACTTTACCTCCCGACCATCCCGCTACTGAAATAGTGCTGCGCAGGAATGAAAATGGTCTTGAAAACATCTCTATAGGCTGTGCCAAATGGAACCGAACCGACCTGAAAGGATTTTACCCAAAAGGAACTAAGGATGAACTTCGTTATTATGCCACTCAGTTCAATTCTATTGAGCTTAATGCCACTTTTTACGGGATGCCTACACCGGAACAGATCCTCACATGGAAAGATAAGACACCGGAACACTTCAAATTCTTTCCAAAAATCACGAATACAATCTCACACTTCCGACGGCTCATAGATGTTACGGATGCGGTAACACAGTTTGCTACTGCCGTTGCACATTTCGAGGAGAAACTGGGGATGGTTTTCTTACAGCTTCATGATAACTTCCAGCCTAAAGATTACAATAGGCTGGAGAAATTTGTCAGAGACTGGCCCGAAGAGATCCCGGTAGCTATTGAGCTCAGAAATGCGGAATGGTTTTCGGACGAAGCGGTTTTCAATAAGACATGTGAACTATTCGAGGATCATAATATTACCAATATCATTGTAGATACGCCGGGAAGAAGAGATATGCTCCATATGCGCCTGACCACTCCCAATGCTTTTATCCGGTATGTTGCTACGGATAGTCAGCATGATTACAAAAGGCTGGATGCCTGGCTGGCCCATCTGGCTCACTGGAAGCAGCAGGGACTTCGCAACCTTTGTTTTTTCGTTCATCAGGATATCGGCAGCTTTGATTTTTTATCCGCTCATTTCATTAAAAGGATGAATGATACATGGAAAACCTCCATTCATATTCCTCAAATGGCCGCTGAAAGTACGGGTACGCTATTCTGA